The following are from one region of the Endozoicomonas sp. 4G genome:
- a CDS encoding branched-chain amino acid transaminase gives MSFADRDGVIWFDGKLVPWREAQTHVLTHTLHYGMGVFEGVRAYHTDKGPAIFRLEEHTDRLFRSAHILGITIPYTREELMEAQKQVVRENGLDSAYLRPMCFLGSEGMGLRADGLTVHCIIAAWDWPSYMDPDAKEKGIKIRTSSYTRHHVNITLCKAKANGNYMNSMLALREALDSGCEEALLLDNEGYVAEGSGENVFIVKGDGILYTPELTSCLEGITRDTIIRFARDLGLEVREKRITRDEVYIAKEAFFTGTAAEVLPIREHDGRIIGSGQRGPITEQLQTMYFDQVQGRREAYPEWQAYVS, from the coding sequence ATGTCCTTCGCCGATAGAGACGGTGTTATTTGGTTTGATGGCAAGCTGGTTCCATGGCGAGAAGCACAAACCCACGTTCTGACCCATACTCTGCACTATGGTATGGGGGTCTTTGAAGGGGTTCGGGCTTACCATACGGATAAAGGCCCGGCTATTTTCCGTCTGGAAGAACATACTGACCGACTGTTCAGAAGTGCCCATATTCTGGGCATAACCATTCCTTACACCCGTGAAGAGCTGATGGAAGCCCAAAAGCAGGTGGTTCGCGAAAACGGTCTGGACAGCGCCTATCTCCGACCCATGTGTTTCCTGGGCTCTGAAGGCATGGGTCTTCGTGCTGACGGATTGACGGTTCACTGTATCATCGCCGCATGGGACTGGCCTTCTTACATGGACCCTGATGCCAAAGAGAAAGGGATCAAAATCCGTACCTCTTCCTACACCCGTCACCATGTCAATATCACCCTGTGCAAGGCCAAAGCCAATGGTAACTATATGAACTCCATGCTGGCACTGCGCGAAGCCCTGGACAGTGGCTGTGAAGAAGCCCTGCTGTTGGACAATGAAGGTTACGTGGCCGAAGGCAGTGGTGAAAACGTCTTTATTGTCAAAGGAGATGGCATTCTCTACACACCGGAACTGACGTCCTGTCTGGAAGGGATTACCCGTGATACGATTATCCGTTTCGCCCGGGACCTGGGTCTGGAAGTCAGGGAAAAACGGATTACCCGTGACGAAGTCTATATTGCCAAAGAAGCTTTCTTTACCGGTACCGCCGCTGAAGTGCTGCCGATTCGTGAGCATGATGGCCGTATCATCGGCAGTGGTCAACGCGGCCCCATTACCGAACAGCTGCAAACCATGTACTTTGACCAGGTGCAGGGCAGGCGGGAAGCCTACCCTGAGTGGCAGGCCTATGTGAGTTAA
- the glnE gene encoding bifunctional [glutamate--ammonia ligase]-adenylyl-L-tyrosine phosphorylase/[glutamate--ammonia-ligase] adenylyltransferase, producing the protein MELPDHSPEPMKSPEPKKSPEPKKSPEPKKSPEPKKSHEPKKSPEPKKSPELINCPAPIKTSLSSQWDQFLETCRTADLANSPDSLSPEFLAQLYKTWAGSDFAFEQCLKHPDLVFQLQPLETPEPGRHQQALGQLTQQALNENDLMRQLRVYRNREMVKIIWRDLNRLCSMQETTQDLSAMADACVDQSLNWLYAEACKTWGTPMGGGSGETPQPQKMIVLGMGKLGGQELNLSSDIDLMFTYPHKGETVGGPRSLDNQEFFTRLGQRLIKVIDSQTVDGFVFRVDMRLRPYGTSGALAMSFSAMEQYYQDQGRDWERYAMIKARAIAGDIPEGQNLLNILKPFTFRKYIDFSAIAALRDMKTLIQREVKRKGMQGNIKLGPGGIREIEFIAQSFQLIHGGRDRSLQEKGLLTILGLLSPHYLPKEVTQTLTDAYIYLRDIEHALQALQDRQTQELPVDGQQQARIAFSMGHQDWSSLMNTLDHHRALVAHHFDEVISVPKVASDQEQTAQEHWQLLWQGSLTEDEELKQFQEHPFSEPQASRQRLLALRDGKAITRIRRQSRERLDHFMPLLLEHIGRSEQPDLALTRILPLIESVVRRTAYLVLLMENPKALEHLIRLCTASPWIADQIARHPALLDEFLDIGDLYNPPEKAELEHDLRQQLTHIPEDDLEAQMEALRYFKMSHLLKVAAAQVAGTLPLMKESDYLTWIAEALLDQVVGLAWKALVERHGHPVGEDGSTCNPGFIIIGYGKLGGIELSPGSDLDLVFVHNGATHKETDGARPIESSTFYTRLGQRIIHILTTHTPSGRLYEVDMRLRPSGASGMLVSSLTSFEKYQRNEAWTWEHQALVRARAVAGDKQLAAQFESLRKSILAMARDPVVLKEEVIKMRRKMQDHLTKSRRNQQGQPLFHLKHGRGGIVDIEFLMQYAVLAHAHAQPEVARFPDNIRISESLEEAGYLTASEGQGLREAYKCLRKAAHSKALQNELPFVEPTLVEPFTQQVEGLWQQWME; encoded by the coding sequence ATGGAGTTGCCAGATCACAGCCCTGAGCCTATGAAAAGCCCTGAGCCCAAGAAAAGCCCTGAGCCCAAGAAAAGCCCTGAGCCCAAGAAAAGCCCTGAGCCCAAGAAAAGCCATGAGCCCAAGAAAAGCCCTGAGCCCAAGAAAAGCCCTGAGCTGATAAACTGCCCTGCACCGATAAAAACCAGCCTCAGCAGCCAATGGGATCAGTTCCTGGAGACCTGTCGAACAGCCGATCTGGCCAACAGCCCTGACTCGCTATCTCCGGAATTTCTCGCCCAACTTTATAAAACCTGGGCGGGCAGCGACTTTGCCTTTGAGCAATGCCTGAAGCATCCGGATCTGGTTTTCCAACTTCAGCCGTTAGAAACGCCCGAACCGGGCAGGCATCAACAGGCACTTGGCCAGCTGACTCAGCAAGCTCTTAACGAAAACGATCTGATGCGACAACTTCGGGTCTATAGAAACCGGGAGATGGTCAAAATCATCTGGCGCGACCTCAACCGCCTGTGCTCCATGCAAGAAACCACGCAGGATCTTTCTGCCATGGCCGATGCCTGCGTCGATCAGTCATTGAACTGGCTCTATGCCGAAGCCTGTAAAACCTGGGGCACCCCAATGGGAGGCGGCTCTGGAGAAACCCCTCAACCACAAAAGATGATTGTGCTCGGCATGGGCAAGCTGGGAGGGCAGGAGCTGAATCTTTCTTCCGACATCGACCTGATGTTCACCTACCCCCACAAAGGTGAAACCGTGGGTGGGCCTCGCTCCCTGGATAATCAGGAGTTCTTTACCCGGCTTGGGCAGCGTCTGATCAAAGTGATAGACAGTCAAACCGTCGATGGTTTTGTGTTTCGGGTGGATATGCGACTAAGGCCTTATGGTACCAGCGGTGCCCTGGCCATGAGCTTTTCCGCCATGGAGCAGTATTATCAGGATCAGGGCAGGGACTGGGAACGCTACGCCATGATCAAGGCCAGAGCCATTGCCGGGGATATCCCGGAAGGTCAGAATCTGCTCAACATTCTGAAGCCATTCACCTTTAGAAAGTACATTGACTTCAGTGCTATTGCTGCCCTCAGGGATATGAAAACCCTGATTCAAAGAGAAGTGAAGCGCAAAGGCATGCAGGGCAATATCAAACTGGGCCCTGGCGGCATCAGGGAGATTGAATTTATTGCCCAATCATTCCAACTGATCCATGGTGGCCGTGACCGAAGTCTTCAGGAGAAAGGGTTGCTCACTATTCTAGGTCTGCTCTCTCCTCACTACCTGCCGAAAGAGGTCACACAAACGTTAACTGACGCCTATATCTATCTGCGTGATATTGAGCACGCTCTTCAGGCGCTACAGGACAGACAGACACAGGAGCTGCCGGTTGATGGTCAGCAACAGGCAAGAATTGCTTTTAGTATGGGGCATCAGGACTGGTCTTCCCTGATGAATACGCTGGATCATCACAGGGCGCTGGTGGCACATCACTTTGATGAAGTCATCTCGGTACCGAAAGTCGCCAGCGATCAAGAGCAGACGGCCCAGGAACACTGGCAGCTGCTGTGGCAGGGCAGCCTCACCGAAGACGAAGAATTAAAGCAGTTTCAGGAACATCCGTTTTCAGAACCGCAGGCATCGAGACAGCGGCTGTTAGCACTCAGGGATGGCAAAGCCATCACCCGAATCCGCCGCCAGAGTCGTGAGCGACTGGATCATTTCATGCCGTTGCTATTGGAACATATCGGTCGAAGCGAACAGCCTGATCTGGCCCTGACACGCATCCTTCCTCTTATTGAAAGTGTGGTGCGCCGGACGGCTTACCTGGTTTTGCTGATGGAAAACCCCAAAGCCCTGGAGCATCTGATCCGCCTGTGCACAGCAAGCCCCTGGATAGCAGACCAGATCGCCCGGCACCCGGCCCTGCTGGATGAATTTCTGGATATTGGTGACCTTTATAACCCACCCGAAAAAGCGGAACTTGAACACGACCTCAGGCAACAACTGACTCATATTCCGGAAGACGATCTGGAAGCCCAGATGGAAGCATTGCGCTACTTCAAGATGTCACACCTGTTAAAAGTAGCGGCAGCCCAGGTTGCTGGCACATTACCCCTGATGAAAGAAAGTGATTACCTGACCTGGATCGCCGAAGCCTTGCTGGATCAGGTGGTCGGCCTTGCCTGGAAAGCCCTGGTTGAGCGACACGGACACCCTGTCGGTGAAGACGGCTCTACCTGTAACCCCGGCTTTATCATTATTGGTTACGGCAAACTTGGTGGTATCGAACTGAGTCCGGGATCAGACCTGGATCTGGTGTTCGTGCATAACGGTGCCACCCATAAAGAAACAGACGGCGCCCGCCCTATAGAAAGCTCCACATTCTATACACGACTGGGGCAGAGAATCATACACATCCTCACCACCCATACCCCTTCCGGCAGACTCTATGAAGTCGACATGCGTCTCCGTCCTTCCGGTGCTTCTGGAATGCTGGTTAGTTCACTGACATCTTTTGAAAAGTACCAGCGTAATGAAGCCTGGACCTGGGAGCATCAGGCTCTGGTTCGGGCCAGGGCAGTGGCAGGTGATAAGCAGCTGGCTGCACAATTTGAATCACTTCGCAAAAGCATTCTGGCGATGGCAAGGGATCCCGTCGTCTTGAAAGAAGAGGTCATCAAGATGCGTCGTAAGATGCAAGACCATCTGACAAAGTCCCGGCGGAATCAGCAAGGCCAACCCCTCTTTCATTTAAAGCATGGTCGCGGCGGCATTGTTGATATCGAATTTCTGATGCAATACGCTGTATTAGCTCATGCACACGCTCAGCCCGAGGTTGCACGTTTTCCGGATAACATTCGCATTTCGGAGTCACTGGAAGAAGCCGGTTACCTCACCGCCAGTGAAGGTCAGGGACTGAGAGAAGCTTACAAATGCCTGAGAAAAGCGGCTCACTCAAAGGCTCTGCAAAACGAGCTGCCTTTTGTGGAACCCACTCTGGTAGAACCTTTCACCCAACAGGTTGAAGGGCTTTGGCAACAATGGATGGAATAA